A single genomic interval of halophilic archaeon DL31 harbors:
- a CDS encoding Glutamate-1-semialdehyde 2,1-aminomutase (HAMAP: Glutamate-1-semialdehyde 2,1-aminomutase~KEGG: htu:Htur_0185 aminotransferase class-III~PFAM: Aminotransferase class-III) produces the protein MNHERSGELYDRALSVMPGGVNSSVRAAIEPYPPFIQRGEGGHVIDADGNRYVDWVMGLGPLLLGHETPESVQAEIQRHASQGPMYGMPTEVEVEHAEFVARHVPSVEMIRFVNSGTEATVSATRLARGYTGRNKIVVMQGSYHGANDSTLVEGDAKEHGPSSAGIPADFAKHTIPVPFNDADAVTEVFAEHGDDIAGVLVEPILANKGIVHPIDGYHETLRDLCDDHGSLLVWDEVITGFRVGGLKCAQGKFGIEPDVTTFGKIVGGGFPVGAIGGKEEIISHFSPSGDVFQAGTFSGHPVTMAAGLETLKFAAENDVYDHVNSLGEKLRSGLTDILAEQAPEYTVAGTDSMFKVIFTRDGPSDLSGECAGGCRQDEDCPRFDYCPKTGADVAAAETDRWRRLFWGEMKEQGIFLSQNQFESQFISYSHTEEDVAETLAAYEQAL, from the coding sequence ATGAACCACGAGCGCTCCGGCGAGCTCTATGACCGCGCGCTATCTGTCATGCCGGGCGGTGTCAACTCCTCGGTCCGGGCGGCCATCGAGCCCTACCCGCCGTTCATCCAGCGCGGCGAGGGCGGCCACGTCATCGACGCCGACGGCAACCGCTACGTCGACTGGGTGATGGGTCTCGGCCCACTCCTGCTGGGTCACGAGACACCCGAATCCGTCCAAGCGGAGATTCAGCGCCACGCGAGTCAGGGCCCGATGTACGGGATGCCCACCGAAGTGGAGGTCGAACACGCCGAGTTCGTCGCCCGACACGTCCCGAGCGTAGAGATGATCCGGTTTGTCAACTCCGGCACCGAGGCCACCGTCTCGGCCACGCGCCTCGCCCGGGGGTACACCGGTCGCAACAAAATCGTCGTCATGCAGGGCTCCTACCACGGCGCCAACGACTCCACGCTGGTGGAGGGCGACGCCAAGGAGCACGGCCCCTCCTCCGCCGGCATCCCCGCGGACTTCGCGAAACACACCATCCCCGTCCCATTCAACGACGCCGACGCCGTCACCGAAGTGTTCGCCGAACACGGCGACGACATCGCGGGCGTCCTCGTCGAGCCAATCCTCGCGAACAAGGGTATCGTCCACCCCATCGACGGCTACCACGAGACCCTGCGGGACCTCTGTGACGACCACGGGTCGCTGCTGGTCTGGGACGAAGTCATCACCGGCTTCCGCGTCGGCGGCCTCAAATGCGCCCAGGGCAAGTTCGGTATCGAACCCGACGTGACAACGTTCGGCAAGATCGTCGGTGGCGGCTTCCCCGTCGGCGCCATCGGTGGCAAGGAGGAGATTATCAGCCACTTCTCTCCATCTGGGGACGTGTTCCAGGCCGGCACCTTCTCTGGCCACCCCGTGACGATGGCTGCCGGCCTCGAGACGCTGAAGTTCGCCGCCGAGAACGACGTCTACGACCATGTCAACAGCCTCGGCGAGAAACTCCGCTCGGGGCTCACCGACATCCTTGCCGAGCAGGCGCCGGAGTACACCGTCGCCGGCACCGACTCGATGTTCAAGGTCATCTTCACGCGCGACGGCCCGAGTGACCTCTCGGGAGAGTGCGCTGGTGGCTGCCGGCAGGACGAGGACTGCCCGCGCTTCGATTACTGCCCGAAGACCGGTGCCGACGTCGCCGCCGCCGAAACCGACCGCTGGCGCCGGCTCTTCTGGGGCGAGATGAAAGAGCAGGGCATCTTCCTCTCCCAGAACCAGTTCGAGTCGCAGTTCATCTCCTACAGCCACACCGAGGAGGATGTGGCGGAGACGCTGGCAGCCTACGAGCAGGCGCTGTAA
- a CDS encoding porphobilinogen deaminase (TIGRFAM: Tetrapyrrole biosynthesis, hydroxymethylbilane synthase~KEGG: hvo:HVO_0078 porphobilinogen deaminase~PFAM: Tetrapyrrole biosynthesis, hydroxymethylbilane synthase) has translation MSTDRTLRLATRGSDLAMRQAASVQERVGTRRRPVELVKVETDGDRIQDELISNLGRIGAFVHALDQEVVNGDCDAAVHSMKDMPTEFADGIVVAAVPERAPAGDLLITEDGRELDELREGAVVGTASLRRTAQLLNARPDLDVRPLRGNIDSRIEKLLAPKLQREHERRLGDEEDDESTEMREYNIDPEGVLDEENEGLEALENEEDEFDISVEDWFDSLTELERNALGQEFDHEFDAIVLAEAGLQRSGLDHQIGTTRLPEDRFVPAPAQGAIAVTAVDEEVVTRLRTKLDHPPTRVATTVERTVLAELGGGCVAPLGVHAKVQGQHVNVRAQVLSTDGTEVITDSRDLPVENHAYAAEQFADDLADRGAATLVEAAKEV, from the coding sequence ATGAGCACCGACAGGACCCTCCGCCTCGCCACGCGCGGGTCCGACCTCGCCATGCGACAGGCCGCGTCCGTGCAGGAACGGGTGGGCACCCGCCGACGCCCCGTCGAACTCGTCAAAGTCGAGACCGATGGCGACCGGATTCAGGACGAACTCATCTCGAATCTGGGCCGCATCGGCGCGTTCGTCCACGCGCTGGACCAGGAGGTCGTCAACGGCGACTGCGACGCCGCCGTCCACTCGATGAAGGACATGCCGACGGAGTTCGCCGACGGCATCGTCGTCGCGGCCGTGCCCGAGCGTGCGCCCGCTGGCGACCTGCTGATAACCGAGGACGGCCGAGAACTCGACGAACTCAGAGAAGGCGCTGTCGTCGGGACCGCATCGCTGCGCCGCACCGCCCAACTGCTGAACGCCCGGCCGGACCTCGACGTGCGCCCCCTGCGCGGAAATATCGACAGTCGCATCGAAAAGCTGCTGGCGCCGAAACTCCAGCGCGAACACGAACGCCGCCTCGGTGACGAAGAGGACGACGAGAGCACGGAGATGCGGGAGTACAACATCGACCCCGAGGGCGTGCTTGACGAGGAGAACGAGGGGCTGGAAGCCCTGGAAAATGAGGAAGACGAGTTCGACATCAGCGTCGAGGACTGGTTCGACAGCCTAACCGAACTCGAGCGCAACGCGCTGGGCCAGGAGTTCGACCACGAGTTCGACGCCATCGTCCTCGCGGAGGCCGGCCTCCAGCGCAGCGGGTTGGACCACCAGATCGGCACCACCCGGCTCCCGGAGGACCGCTTCGTCCCTGCACCGGCACAGGGCGCCATCGCCGTCACAGCCGTCGACGAGGAGGTCGTGACGCGACTTCGCACCAAACTCGACCACCCACCGACCCGCGTCGCCACGACCGTCGAGCGAACGGTGCTCGCGGAGCTGGGCGGCGGCTGTGTCGCACCGCTGGGAGTTCATGCGAAAGTCCAGGGCCAGCACGTCAACGTCCGCGCACAGGTGCTCTCGACCGACGGAACGGAGGTCATCACCGACAGCCGGGACCTGCCAGTCGAGAACCACGCCTACGCCGCCGAGCAGTTCGCCGACGATCTGGCCGACCGCGGGGCAGCGACGCTGGTCGAGGCCGCGAAAGAGGTGTAA
- a CDS encoding CMP/dCMP deaminase zinc-binding protein (PFAM: CMP/dCMP deaminase, zinc-binding~KEGG: hvo:HVO_B0199 cytidine/deoxycytidylate deaminase, zinc-binding region (TBD)), translating into MAFDDFDHEAHMRRAIELAREAADRGDGAYGSVLVKDDEIVMEERNAEVTDGDMRAHPELTLAKRAAAERDDAEALVMYTSTEPCPMCSGGIDLVGLDKVVYSVSGQRAGEIHGSGGLLPSTEVFAAGRSDVEVVPDVLHEAGEAVHRENR; encoded by the coding sequence ATGGCATTCGACGATTTCGACCACGAGGCTCACATGCGTCGCGCAATCGAACTCGCTCGCGAGGCCGCAGACCGAGGCGACGGGGCCTATGGCTCGGTTCTGGTAAAAGACGACGAGATCGTCATGGAAGAGCGAAACGCCGAGGTCACGGACGGCGACATGCGGGCCCACCCGGAACTCACGCTCGCCAAACGCGCCGCCGCGGAGCGCGACGACGCCGAAGCGTTGGTGATGTACACCTCCACGGAGCCCTGTCCGATGTGTTCGGGCGGGATCGACCTCGTCGGGCTCGACAAGGTGGTCTACAGCGTGTCGGGCCAGCGGGCCGGCGAAATTCACGGCAGTGGCGGCCTCCTCCCGTCGACTGAGGTCTTCGCGGCCGGCCGGAGCGACGTGGAGGTTGTTCCGGACGTACTCCACGAAGCGGGCGAAGCAGTCCACCGCGAGAACCGCTGA
- a CDS encoding Uroporphyrinogen III synthase HEM4 (PFAM: Tetrapyrrole biosynthesis, uroporphyrinogen III synthase~KEGG: hvo:HVO_0076 uroporphyrinogen-III synthase), with translation MSQAVRAAVFRPDDGRLDNAVELLESLGATPVPDPMLEIVPTEERPPVADFVVLTSSTGVAILADTGWEPGDAKLCCIGPSTAESARGVGWSVDRVPEEYNSAGMVAALRDEVAGKHVVVARSDHGSATMLDGLREAGAEVTETVLYRLRRPEDSGESAAMAAAGDLEAVLFTSSRTVTGFLEAAAERGVRAEAVAGLDHAVVGAIADGPAETAREAGIVVDIVPEEADFDLLAAEVVEAAAPSYRN, from the coding sequence ATGAGCCAAGCGGTCCGCGCCGCCGTGTTCCGACCAGACGATGGTCGACTCGACAACGCCGTCGAACTGCTTGAGTCACTCGGGGCGACGCCTGTCCCCGACCCGATGCTCGAAATCGTTCCAACAGAGGAGCGCCCGCCCGTTGCGGATTTCGTCGTGCTCACCTCTTCGACAGGCGTGGCTATTCTCGCCGACACCGGCTGGGAGCCGGGTGACGCGAAGCTCTGCTGTATCGGCCCATCGACCGCCGAATCCGCCCGTGGAGTGGGCTGGAGCGTCGACAGAGTGCCCGAGGAGTACAACTCCGCCGGGATGGTCGCCGCGCTGAGAGACGAGGTTGCTGGAAAACATGTCGTCGTCGCGCGCTCGGACCACGGCAGCGCGACGATGCTCGATGGCCTCCGGGAGGCAGGTGCTGAGGTGACCGAAACGGTGCTCTATCGCCTCCGCCGTCCCGAAGACTCCGGGGAATCCGCGGCGATGGCTGCTGCAGGCGACCTCGAGGCGGTGTTGTTCACCTCTTCGCGGACCGTGACTGGGTTTCTGGAGGCCGCCGCTGAACGTGGGGTTCGGGCCGAGGCAGTCGCCGGCCTGGACCACGCCGTCGTCGGCGCCATCGCCGACGGCCCCGCAGAGACGGCTCGCGAGGCGGGAATTGTGGTGGATATCGTCCCCGAAGAAGCGGATTTCGACCTGCTGGCGGCCGAGGTCGTCGAGGCGGCGGCCCCGAGCTATCGGAACTGA